In one Micromonospora polyrhachis genomic region, the following are encoded:
- a CDS encoding adenosylmethionine--8-amino-7-oxononanoate transaminase — translation MTPEEIVALDQAHVWHPYAPMPTTVAPYPVDGAEGVRIRLADGRELVDGMSSWWAAIHGYRHPVLDAAVTDQLGRMSHVMFGGLTHEPAVRLARTLVELTPPGLEHVFLCDSGSVGVEVAVKMCLQYQRGRGRPRRHRMATWRGGYHGDTFHPMSVCDPEGGMHHLWTDVLPRQVFADLPPAGFDAPVDDAYVAALTDAVARHADELAGVIVEPVVQGAGGMRFHNPHYLRVLREVTREHDIPLVFDEIATGFGRTGALFAADHAGVAPDVMCLGKALTGGYLSLAATLCTPEVAAGIGAGGGVLAHGPTFMGNPIACAVANASIGLLQGENWAVEVARVEAGLRTGLEPLRAAPGVRDVRVLGAIGVVQLDHEVDMAAATAATVARGVWLRPFRDLVYTMPPYVTADEDVARIAAGVAAAVAAG, via the coding sequence GTGACGCCCGAGGAGATCGTCGCCCTCGACCAGGCACACGTCTGGCACCCGTACGCGCCGATGCCCACGACGGTCGCACCGTATCCCGTGGACGGTGCCGAGGGGGTACGCATCCGGCTGGCCGACGGCCGGGAACTCGTCGACGGTATGTCGTCCTGGTGGGCGGCGATCCATGGCTACCGGCATCCGGTGCTGGATGCCGCCGTCACCGACCAGCTCGGTCGGATGAGTCATGTCATGTTCGGTGGGCTCACGCACGAGCCGGCCGTCCGGTTGGCCCGGACCCTGGTCGAGCTGACCCCGCCCGGGCTGGAGCATGTCTTCCTCTGCGACTCCGGCTCGGTCGGGGTCGAGGTCGCGGTGAAGATGTGCCTGCAGTACCAGCGGGGTCGGGGCCGTCCGCGGCGGCATCGGATGGCCACCTGGCGCGGTGGCTACCACGGTGACACGTTCCATCCGATGAGCGTGTGCGACCCCGAGGGGGGCATGCATCATCTGTGGACGGACGTACTGCCCCGGCAGGTCTTCGCCGACCTGCCCCCGGCCGGCTTCGACGCCCCGGTCGACGACGCGTACGTCGCGGCACTGACCGATGCGGTGGCCCGGCACGCCGACGAGTTGGCCGGGGTCATCGTCGAGCCGGTGGTGCAGGGGGCCGGCGGTATGCGGTTCCACAACCCGCACTACCTGCGGGTGCTGCGGGAGGTGACCCGGGAGCACGACATCCCACTGGTCTTCGACGAGATCGCCACCGGGTTCGGTCGTACCGGTGCGCTCTTCGCCGCCGACCACGCCGGGGTGGCTCCGGACGTGATGTGCCTCGGCAAGGCGCTCACCGGCGGCTACCTGAGCCTCGCGGCGACGCTGTGTACGCCCGAGGTGGCCGCCGGGATCGGGGCCGGGGGTGGCGTGCTGGCACACGGCCCGACGTTCATGGGCAACCCGATCGCCTGTGCCGTCGCAAACGCCTCTATCGGGCTGCTACAGGGCGAAAACTGGGCAGTCGAGGTGGCGAGGGTGGAGGCGGGGTTGCGGACCGGTCTGGAGCCGTTACGGGCCGCGCCAGGGGTACGCGACGTACGGGTTCTGGGTGCGATCGGCGTGGTGCAGTTGGACCACGAGGTGGACATGGCGGCGGCCACCGCCGCGACCGTCGCCCGGGGGGTGTGGCTGCGGCCGTTCCGGGATCTGGTC